Part of the Motacilla alba alba isolate MOTALB_02 chromosome Z, Motacilla_alba_V1.0_pri, whole genome shotgun sequence genome, TTGGAAGAATTACAGAAGAATTTTGTGTAATGCATTCAGAGTTCAGGTTCCACAGCATTATATATATGATAGTTTATTCCTTAACTGATGAAGTAACTTCTGAGATAGTTAATTTTTCATAACTTGAACTTGAGAGTGTAAAAATCTATGTTCTCAAAGGACCACTTCTTATTTTAGGCTGATGTACAGCAAACAGAAGAatataaaagaatttaaatgctgttttccgATATTTAAGTGAGACTGTACAGTCATTCATTCATCTCTAGTAAAGTTCTGTGTTAGTTCTCAAGGAACCCTCCTCCTAGGCTTAAACACAAACTTGCTTATTAGTAAGATAAAAAGCAAGCGATCTTAGTTCAAACTTTCTAATTgttccttttaaattattagGTGGTACTTCGCTATGATTTCAGTATGTGGAATCTTTTCTGTTACCTTTTCTGTAATATTTGCCTATGTAGCTGATGTAACACAAGAACATGAAAGAACTACAGCCTATGGACTGGTAAGATATGCTTAATTTGGGGAAAAAGGTCAGATTATGACCTTCATATTGAACTTGTGTTTTGATGTACAGATTGTTTCCTGATTAATGTAAAGAGTTTGATAAAGGAATGTACCATGGCTCTCTCTCTAACACTCTTGTGTTAGAGTTCAAGCAGTGAACGGAGTGCTGTGTGCTCATGGGAGCAGAATTGATATTTGACAACTTGCACAGAGGGCATGTGTGAGAAAGAATGTCTGTAAGTTTTGCAAACAGAACATTAAATGTTAAAGACAATGCAAGGAATATAGCAATAGTTTTCCATCACGTCTAAGTTGCACATCTAGTTCATATGACTTCTTTTTGGTGTAGAATGGCCTTTTCTAACGTCAGAATGGTAAGGATGAAAGTGCATAAAccagtatttttaataacttaGACACGATCTTTCTTAATGATCAAAAGATGAGGAAAGTAATTTAGTTAGTACAAACTAGTCCATTCAGTGGTAATGTAATTCCTGCTTAGTTTGCATCCCTAAGATCTATATTACTTTAAGTTTTGGAGGTCTATTGATAGACATCCTTAGCTTTTAAACTTCTTTTAGGCCGGCAGGCATTTAAGTGTACTGACAACATTTTCAGTCAAATCACTTCAAATTcatatttagaaaacaaaataaagattttagTCTATTTGAAAGTAAGAGCCATTTTCCTTTGAGCCAAGCCTGATCTTGGAGTGCAAATCCTGTCTAGTATGGTGTGCTGTTGAGAAGGCTGTAGAAACTGTATCTGGGACCCATGCTTACTGTTGTAAATGGTATGtggtttatttacttttttgtttggtttgggttttttacttgaatttttactggtgtgtttttttaaatcacactTCTAGGGAGGAGTGGTGGTGGTGAGCAAGTTACTTCCTTTTTCTGTAATGGGAGAATAACCACTTTGATGGGTTTGTAAACTGTTGTTGTGCATAGGTATCTGCCACCTTTGCAGCAAGTTTGGTAACTAGTCCTGCCATTGGAGCATACCTGTCTGCCAGCTACGGGGATAGTCTGGTTGTACTGGTGGCCACGTTGGTGGCTGCTGTGGACATCTGCTTCATCATGCTAGCTGTACCAGAATCTCTGCCGGAAAAAATAAGACCTGCTTCGTGGGGATCTTCTATATCGTGGGAACAGGCAGATCCTTTTGCAGTAAGATGCACTTCAATAAGTAGTTATTTAATATTTGGTGATTAATAAGTAATAATTACAAGTTGCAGTTTTTAAGCTTGAGAAGTCTTCAGCCTTACTGGTAGCTTGACTGTTGGGTACGCTGTAGTCTCCGTTCTCTGCTGTTGCCCATAAAGATCtaactatatttaaaaaacaaaatcaaaccaaacttTGTAGATTAAATAATTCTAGATTTGAAAATAATGGTTGGTGTGAAATCCAAAGGTACAATACTTTAATTTTCTAACTTAGGTACTCTATTTTAttgcaaacagaaatgctgaattCTTACGCCTCAAAGAAAGCCAATATTTTAAGGTTTTACCTACTCACTTTATGACTGTAGTTTTGGCAGTACCTCTCTGCACTCTTGATTTCCACTTTTGGTTATATGTGATTTATTTCTAATAGAGAATGGATCTATAAAGCCTGATCTTTTTATAGGCATATATAGGAAGGGCTAAAACATCTCATGCAGTCTTTGTAGTAACTTGTTCACTGACTCACACTTACTCAGTTATTTTATGTTTTCGTTTCACCTTGGTATcttaagaaaggaagaagtgatttttcttcatGAGATCTGTCCTGCTGGGAACTGGTTGTGAATATTGAGAGATGAATGGCATGTTTGAAAGACTGCAGTtacagaatttgttttccacAATTTATTTGTTCCTTAAAGTAATTAATATAACTGGTGAACAAGTGTAAGAAATGTACATTTCCTAGtatctttcaaaacaaataattacTATGGAGGTCCATTAGAAGACATTAGGTATTACTATTATGTAATGCTGGTTTTGGGGAATAGTTTTGACTTGGTACTGAACAGTAGCTTCAAAAATCTTGATGGAAACTTTACTGAAGAACTGGGCTCCTTAAATTGTATATAAAGAGATTGTTTGTGACTTAAGGTTCAGCTTAACAGTATCCATGTGTAATTCTTTTGGTGTGTATGCATGCACAAAAAAAGGGAATCTACCTTCTTTCTTTATGCTTTCATTAGACTTTGTGCAAATGTTTCAATACCTGCcttgttcttttgttttacaGTCTCTGAAGAAGGTTAGAAAGGATCCTACAGTTCTCCCAATCTGCATTACAGTGTTGTTCTCATATCTGCCTGAGGCTGGCCAGTATTCTAGTTTCTTTCTGTACTTGAGACAGGTAAATgttggtctcttctcatctTACTAAGGATGTTTAAATAAGTATTCCCTATGACCTCTTTCTTGTTATAGACTTTGTTTAGAGACCTGCTTTCTGACAAAgtaaagctttaaaattaaaggCAGGGTGCTTTGCTAAGCCAAGAACTGAGTAACACTTGACTCCTGATGGCATAAACCCTGCAATATCTTAAGCACGTGTTTACCTTAAGCAGGCCTTTGTTCTCATTCAGTATAGCAGTTTCTGAGTCTGTCTTGGAGTGAGATCTTGCCTGTCAAAGACCTGTTGTGTTTGGGGGAGGGATAGAGAACTTCAGATCCATGacttcctctgtctcctttttttaaggcagtttttttttttttttttccttgatacTTTTCTTAGCAAAGAGTCAAGTTAGGGATTATTCTTGAAAGTGGACACTTCCTGAATGGATCCTGTATATATCTAAAGTGTAAGCAGGGATGAGTGTTTTCATTGAGAAGATATTCACTGCTAGTAATTGAGAAGATATTCACTGCTAGTAAGTGTCCTGGATTGTGTTTAGCATTTGTTTCACACAGTTTCTGCTTCTCTACAGATTATAGGCTTTGGATCCACTAGCATTGCGGCATTTATAGCTGTGGTAGGCATTCTGTCCATAATAGCTCAGGTAAGCTTTGTTTCTTAGTGCTTCATTTAAGCTTATCTAAAAACTTTTTAGGTGCTCTAAGATGTCAGTGTATCTTGCATTCACTGAATGTTGTATTCATGATACAGTTGGTGTAAATTTCTTACTTTGTATAAGCTTTCCTTAGTAATGCTGGATCTGGACatcagaaagataaaatttgCTATACTTGGATCAGTAAATTCATTGGAAGTCTGACTTAAAATCATGAAAATGATAATGGAAATTTGTTACTAAATGCAAGGCTGAAAGGGAGATgccttattttaaataaaagtcatGTTACTTGCACCTGTTCAGTTGGCTTGTGCTATCAAACTTGCATACAGACAGTCTTTCCAGGGTTACTTAGGCTCAGCTTGGAGGCTGAGGAGCTGTGAGGCCTTGGTATCTTCTTGTCATATTTCTTAATTGGCAAAAGTGAGCTGATTTTTCAACAAATCCTTTATGTCTTTTGTAAATCCAGGTTTTTATGATGTGATCTTTGGTATGTTTATGGATACAGTTTGTCTTCCTGTTCTGATGACAAGAGGAGGAATGGCATATAGAGTATGTTGTACCCTTGCTGCCATTCTTAGAAGAATGAAGGTCTTACTGTTTTGATGTAAACAACACATTCATCAATAATTACCAGTTTTACTGATGTCAGTTGTGGCCTTCATTTGCAattcaagaaattattttaatctttgtGCTATACTTTGTTCTGATGCTATTATGTGCACTCACATCTGCCAGTCATACTTTATGCAGACCAGtatttttgctaaaaatatCTAAGATgactttccttcttttttataattttcagtgttaaaatgaggaaaatctTTTGATTTTTGAGCTTTTTGGAGAGTACAGCTTACTGAAGTAATCTAGGCTTATTGACATAATCTTTGCTTCATATACTGATTTGTGTTGTCATGTTGGGTAAAGAAAGAACTGAACACATGAAGATagaattactgtattttttctatGTAGCATTCAAACTAGAAATGAGAAACAAGGAAGCTAGGGTGAGCAGTTGTCCTTGCCTGGATGACAAGTGCCCACCTAGCTGCTCCAGCACTCCCCTATCCAGCCAGGAGATAAGGCAGTTTattaaagcaaaaacaaaagttTAGGCgtgcacaaacacaggaaaaaaaaggggtttattttctgcttcccaTGAGCTGGCAGCATTGAGCcacttcctgggaagcaggactTCCACACACATAGCAGTCGCTCTGAAAGGCAAACATCATAAATAACAAATGCcccatttctcctcctttccttagTTTTATGTCTGAGCTGATACCATATGGGATGAGttatccctttggtcagtttgagTCAGCTGGCCAAGTTTTGTCCCCTCCCAGGATCTTACCCGCTCCTAGTCTACTGATGTGGGGGGAGTGTTAAGAGACAGCACTGatgctctgccagtgctgctcagcagtagccAAAGCACTGGTGTGTTAACAGCACCTTTCCAATTACCCACAGACcagtgagagctgctgtgggaaaattaactccatctcAGCCAGACTCAATACAATCAGGAAAAGAGacaagagaagagaggaagtgtattctgctctgcagtcctggttccttttctctgtatttttactGAAGCATTGCTGAGTTTCTcctgttaaagaaaaatgtgtggtCCATTAACTGAATCAAGTTGTCCATGTGGACTTCGCTTTACTAGGAAGTGTCTGCTTCTTGCCCTGAGTGTCTTGTTGTATCTGAATTGGGATCTCCTTCCCCCTCAGCAGtaacacttctgaaaaatggaagtACTGATCTTTGGTTAGGATTAGCTTCAATGTGCAAATGAAAAGGTCGTATCAGTTGTGTAAAGAGTCAgtggaaaatgtaattaatgGTGCCTAGGAATTGGCCAAATTTCACTGTATGTGATGAAGGTGACAAAGCAGCCGGATTTACTTGTAAGTTTAAATGtaaatttgcaaaataattcaGCTTACCTAAGGAGTTTACTTTCTTCTGAGCtagcagtcttttttttctctagtatTTGTAGATACTGGTAATTAAAATCGTGTCCAGCCTGCACTGTCTTTGATTGGtaacagcttttattttgtggAGTGCTCTATTCTGTAATACAATAGGTTTGTAGAGGTGAAAATGAAAGCCTGTTTGCATTGGAAAAAGACACTGTCATCTAATATACATAGAGAGGGCAATACATATGCTTCTGGATGTCCCAAAGTAGTAATCCTTTAAATGTTAAGGATATCTATACATTAAATGTTGAAATTACTTACCTCTAATCTGGACTAAAtacaggaggagaaagaggacAAATGGTATGAATTTCCTCATCATTTGAAAGGTCTTCTGAATTACTTTGCATGGGAGAAATTACTTTAGCAAGtctgactttttaaaacaacttttgGTTGAACTAATTTCTCTTGCAGACTTTGTTTCTCAGTATCTTGATGAGATCTATAGGGAACAAAAACACAGTTCTCCTTGGTCTTGGCTTTCAGATCTTTCAGCTGGCTTGGTATGGGTTTGGATCTCAGTCTTGGTAAGCATACATTTTGCTATGTACACACTTGTTAAGGAactgaaagttgttttttttttcccaagaaattcTACTATTAATTCTGTTGTCATGGGTATTTGAGTGTTCTGTGAATTAAGTATTCCCATTTTCATTACACTACCAAAATTTGGTCTGTATTTTGCATATGTAGGAATGATAGAATTTTGTGTACTTACAGCCCTTTTGAAAAGGAGTCTTTGCAACATTTTGTTCCACTGAGTATTAAGTCTATCAATGTGGTTAAAACTTATTCCTAAATTCACAAGCTAATAAGTAGCATGTTTTCTCTAGTAATTCCACTGGATCTGTTTTACCCATTAAGTATTGGACCTATACTTGTTTTTGTAACGTATTCTCTTGCTCCAACTATCATCAGTCTTAGAAACTATCTAGAGTTTCTTCTGTTGGAAAAACTGTCTTTAAGTAGAGACAACTGGAACCATTAGCTAGAAAAACATATTCATTACAGAGTGTGTCCTACTGAGAAGGATGAGTGCTTGTCGTTTATCAGAGTATTTCCTAATCAGTTGTAGAAGCTAGAGAATTGTGtcactgggacaccctgggaaaTTGTTCCTTTGTACAGTGTTTGGAGAGGAAAGCCCACCTCACTCCcgttcccatttttttctctgctagGATAGAATCAAATCAAATGTGCTTCTGTTCTAACAAGTTCAGAATAATATGTGGGAAGGGAGCGGGAAGATAACCAGATAATTTCCAATTCTTTAGGTGTTTTaataagaatattttgaaaggaatgAAGTATTAAATAAGGGTGCCCTTGTGGCTCTTGTGGGAGTGTGGGGAGTAATTATAAGGGCAGTctcatttttaattcaaattatgTATTTAACACAGGATGATGTGGGCAGCGGGAGCTGTAGCAGCGATGTCAAGCATTACATTCCCAGCAATTAGTGCCCTGGTTTCACGAAATGCAGAGGCAGATCAGCAAGGTGAGTATTGGATAAATTGCTGTTTATGCATCAGACTGCTTTTTTGTCTAGAAAGCAGAAGACTTATCTAGGTGTACTTTTCAAGTTGTCTTTGTATGTTTTCACTTGGTAGTACCTGTGGAAGTCTGCTAGTCTATGTAGAGAGTAAGGAAGTGCACAAATTTACcatatttgcattgaaaaaaCCATAATTTCTGATTAACTActtcttgtctttctttctgtaaaagTACTAGGAAGGCAACAAaaacattctcttttttcctcttccttttattATATGCAGTATTCTCTTAAGTAGACTGTGAGGATTAATGTGACAATACTGCCTTCTTAATTACACATTTTACTGGATTGAAATAAATGTaggaaagaagttttattttttttttgtagaaaagtTGGCCCTATTTGATACAATACTTCAGATTTTCAAGGAATAGAAAAGGATGCCAAAGTAACCAGTTGAtctgagaaaacacagaatttacTGGTTTTGATATGAAAAGCAATGTACAGTCAGAAATTACTCCTCCTTTAAAGTGAAATGAGAAGTCGCCAAGGTAACCAGTTGAtctgagaaaacacagaatttacTGGTTTTAATATGAAAAGCAATGTACTGTCAGAAATTACTCCTCCTTTAAAGTGAAATGAGAAGTCATCACAAATTAAAACACTGGTAAAAAGACTTAGTATTGTACTTGAATTGAACTTGAATTTAgtattctcttttaaaaatgccgTACATATAAATAGTAAGTATCAGTTATATTTTAGCATTGTACAACATAAAGTTAGGTAAATGCAGGTAATCTGAGAAGTACCAAGGAGATGCTgttccaggagctggatttcTGTTGAAAGATGCAAAAGATAGTATTTTACATGGGTTTTTGTAATTATTCCCCTCTCCCCTGTTTTTTTTCGAGACAttgtaaagatttttaaagacttgttttctgtttacatCAGGAAATGACTAGTTTAGTTAAGCTGACAGAAGCCATTGAACTTTGATTTTACATAGAGGAAACTGGTGTTAATAGCTAAGGCATTCAAGACTGAGGTCTTGCCACCTGGTAGCATGAAGATTTTAAACTTTCATATCATCAACCTATGAAGTAAAAACTTGGACAGCGATcctttttgcatgttttctttccctcctaATTTACAAGTTACTGCCTTAAGAACGAAGCAGATTATTAATATtgcaaaatagcatttttagACTCTTATTATGTGAAGTTAATATCATCAAAACACTTTTTTGCACTGTTGTCACAATTACTTAATGAAGTCGAAACAGAAATATACCTATAACATTTTGATTAATCAAGCTTTAAAAAGAATCCAGTGTAAAAGTGCAGTCAGTCAAATATTGTGAATTTACTGCTGTATACTTAATTTATTGCCCTGAGTAAGTTACTtggtatttaaataaatactggTCACAATTTATGCGTATTTTCCCACAGTTCTAAACACTTAGGTGCTTTACTCTAAAtttcacttgaaaataaattggaTGGGAACCACATTTAAACTCCGCTATCTTTGCTATCTTCATTGCAGGCTTTGGGTGAGAGTGGAAGAGctctaatattaaaaattaaacctacacataatttctttatcataataataaaatattatctaataataaaaataataattcttccAGTAATCTGCAAGTATGGTGACCGAACTGTGGTGTGCAGAGGATTATTTTAATCCAAAAGATTTGTCTTCAATATACTTATTCTTATCTTAGAATGTAGAAATAATTATCATATGCTCTATTTTGGAACAATTATTAGAATACACTCAGAGCTCTTGGCTCTGAGCATTTCTTCCTtgcctaaaaaaaaccctacttttttttttcctcattaggTGTTGTCCAAGGAATAATAACTGGAGTAAGAGGACTGTGCAATGGCCTGGGACCAGCATTATatggctttattttctttctcttccatgtGGAACTCAATGAATTGCTACCTGATAACAGTTCTGAAATAGAAACGGAGCAGAATCCCAGTGATAAGGTTAGTTCAAAATTTAGTGCAGAGTTTGCTGTGTAGAACTCATAGTGCCAGAAATCTGTCTTTTTGGTTGACTTAAAATCGTTGTATCTTATACTTAAACAACTTAATTCTcccttttcagttttattaaataattaagaTAGCTCATGATTTAAATGTGATAGTAAATACTTTGATTTACAGTAGTAGCAGCATTGGTTTCAGTGTTGTAACAGTACCAGGTAACTTCTTTTGATGTAAATTTACTGGAACTAAAGTTTGAGTGAGGTTGCATCATTATGATTATCCTCAGGAAACCCTTACAGCAAACAGGGGAGCTGTAGGCTGTGTTGAAGAGTAATAATAACACTTGGCAATGCACTGACAAAGTGCagtttttgaaagatttttactCCTCTCAGGAGTAAAAGTCACAATTATGTAATACTCAAATGAATTAGCTGCTCAGATGAATTAGCTGTTATACTGCAAATGAGGGTGTATCAATTTCTGGAAGTTCATTTCTTCTTTGAGTATTTGTGTGTGTAGCACCTCTTGAAGATTTAATATcatcaaaatatatatttttatatgtttatattcTTTATATGTACAGACAATCAGCTGAAAATTTAGGCCTCTGATTGTAACAAGAATTGAGGCAAGCAAAATACCCAGTTACTATATACTTATGTTCAGGtattttcccacattttttgAGAATAACTTCCTACATTTAATTTGGTAGAATAAAAGTACACTAGATTGACAAGTTTCACCTGCTGTTTTATCTAGTTTTAGTTTACATAGATACAGAAAAGTTGttaaagatagaaaaaaagctggattgctgacatttttcttttgcagaggTTTGCCATCAAACCTGGCTGATTTAAAATTTAT contains:
- the LOC119695741 gene encoding hippocampus abundant transcript-like protein 1, coding for MSPEPEPEPPPARDRAAKEEEPPPPSSPSSPSQPSWEGGDGARWGGCIMLGKRIGLTAGGCGAQQGIGRPSVYHAVVVIFLEFFAWGLLTTPMLTVLHETFPHHTFLMNGLIQGVKGFLSFLSAPLIGALSDAWGRKYFLLLTVFFTCVPIPLMRISPWWYFAMISVCGIFSVTFSVIFAYVADVTQEHERTTAYGLVSATFAASLVTSPAIGAYLSASYGDSLVVLVATLVAAVDICFIMLAVPESLPEKIRPASWGSSISWEQADPFASLKKVRKDPTVLPICITVLFSYLPEAGQYSSFFLYLRQIIGFGSTSIAAFIAVVGILSIIAQTLFLSILMRSIGNKNTVLLGLGFQIFQLAWYGFGSQSWMMWAAGAVAAMSSITFPAISALVSRNAEADQQGVVQGIITGVRGLCNGLGPALYGFIFFLFHVELNELLPDNSSEIETEQNPSDKRAVIPGPPFLVGACIVLLAFLVALFIPENSKASSTKKHSNSISSSLSNNLDQSNEEDIEPLLQDSSV